The Saprospiraceae bacterium genome includes a window with the following:
- a CDS encoding HlyC/CorC family transporter — MISDILITLTLVFLNGFFVAAEFAIVKVRASQLKIKADDGDKTAILSSHIVNHLDGYLAATQLGITLASLGLGWVGEPVVSKIIINLFHLFGLQISETLAHSIALPIAFAIITVLHIVFGELAPKSIAIQKPESTTMMIAYPLNVFYYIFKPFIWVLNGIANFILRALNIQAVHGSEIHSSDELKYLIKQSTDEGNIVNADYEIIRNAFDFSETNVRQILIPRNQVVALDVDTFDEKMIDKLLEEGYSRIPCFEKNIDNIIGVVYVKDLLILLKNNNELNIRQLVRPLIVTPESRKIGSLLKEFQLKHIQMAIVVNEFGGLEGIVTMEDIIEELVGEIQDEYDNEIPIVEKIDEKSFNVIATSPLDDINEFLPYAIESIEEATTLAGVIIHKVGGIPSANEKIRIDEYEITIIKKVRNSINLVHLKVVS, encoded by the coding sequence ATGATCAGTGATATACTTATAACCCTTACGTTGGTATTTCTCAATGGATTTTTTGTAGCAGCTGAATTTGCCATTGTAAAAGTTCGTGCTTCTCAACTTAAAATAAAAGCTGACGATGGGGATAAAACTGCCATATTATCATCCCATATTGTCAATCATTTGGATGGATATCTTGCAGCTACCCAACTCGGAATCACATTGGCAAGTTTGGGTCTCGGCTGGGTCGGCGAACCGGTTGTTTCCAAAATTATCATCAATTTGTTTCACTTATTTGGACTGCAGATATCAGAAACTTTGGCTCATAGCATAGCGCTGCCGATAGCTTTTGCCATAATAACTGTTTTGCATATTGTATTCGGTGAGCTGGCACCTAAATCCATAGCCATCCAGAAACCTGAATCTACCACAATGATGATTGCTTATCCACTCAATGTTTTTTATTATATTTTCAAACCCTTTATATGGGTACTTAATGGTATAGCCAATTTTATTTTAAGAGCATTGAACATTCAAGCAGTACATGGGTCTGAAATCCATAGTTCTGACGAACTGAAATACCTGATCAAACAGAGTACTGATGAAGGAAATATAGTCAATGCTGATTATGAAATTATCAGAAACGCATTTGATTTTTCTGAAACCAATGTCAGACAGATTTTGATCCCACGCAATCAGGTAGTAGCTCTTGATGTGGACACATTTGATGAAAAGATGATTGACAAACTGCTGGAAGAAGGCTATTCAAGAATTCCATGTTTTGAAAAAAATATTGATAATATTATAGGTGTTGTTTACGTCAAGGATTTGCTGATATTACTTAAAAATAATAATGAACTAAACATCCGTCAGCTTGTGAGACCACTGATTGTAACTCCTGAATCAAGAAAAATCGGTAGCCTGTTAAAAGAGTTTCAGCTAAAACACATTCAAATGGCCATTGTTGTCAATGAGTTTGGTGGCCTTGAAGGCATAGTCACTATGGAAGATATCATCGAAGAATTGGTGGGTGAAATCCAGGATGAGTACGATAATGAAATACCAATAGTAGAAAAAATAGACGAAAAATCATTTAACGTCATAGCCACTTCACCCCTTGATGATATCAATGAGTTTTTGCCATATGCCATTGAGTCCATAGAAGAAGCCACAACTCTGGCCGGTGTGATCATTCATAAGGTAGGCGGTATCCCCTCTGCCAATGAAAAAATAAGAATCGACGAATATGAAATCACCATCATCAAGAAAGTAAGAAACTCTATCAATCTTGTCCACCTGAAAGTGGTTAGTTAG
- a CDS encoding succinylglutamate desuccinylase/aspartoacylase family protein, giving the protein MFPEFITPKLKDISELIIENEMITHGKLHTIKINAGKLASGNRINVYAYVLHTGVPGPSLLVLGGVHGNEINGIEIVRRSIEESIFDSVTCGTVILIPLLNVFGFINFTRDVSDGKDVNRSFPGHLNGSLASRVARIITKKILPYVDVAIDFHTGGEARHNFPQIRYNKNDRIATMLAQSCGVKYLIEQPLIPHSFRRAAYDMKIPALVFEGGESIRLDNLSILSGIQVIKNLLVKLTMIQEPSLSMSDDQWIIHKDKWVRASEPGIFIWSKKSGEYVEKDEVMGEIKDPFGNKSFQVLAPNSGHIIGHNNASVVSLGDALFHLGIDYSLLE; this is encoded by the coding sequence ATGTTTCCTGAATTTATTACTCCCAAGCTTAAAGATATCTCAGAGCTGATCATCGAAAATGAAATGATCACGCATGGAAAACTCCATACAATCAAGATCAATGCAGGCAAACTTGCTTCAGGTAACCGAATCAACGTATACGCCTATGTATTGCATACTGGCGTTCCTGGCCCGTCATTGCTGGTACTTGGAGGTGTCCATGGAAATGAGATCAATGGCATCGAAATAGTCAGGCGCAGTATTGAAGAATCCATTTTTGATTCCGTCACTTGCGGTACAGTCATATTAATTCCATTATTAAATGTGTTTGGTTTCATCAACTTTACGAGAGATGTGTCTGATGGTAAGGATGTCAACAGATCCTTTCCCGGGCATTTAAATGGTTCCTTGGCTTCAAGGGTAGCGAGGATCATAACTAAAAAAATTCTTCCATATGTCGACGTAGCCATTGATTTTCATACAGGCGGAGAAGCTCGACACAATTTTCCTCAGATACGTTATAATAAAAATGACCGGATTGCTACCATGCTGGCACAAAGCTGTGGTGTTAAGTATCTGATAGAGCAGCCACTGATACCCCATTCTTTCAGGAGGGCAGCTTATGATATGAAGATACCGGCTTTAGTGTTTGAAGGAGGTGAGTCCATCAGATTGGACAATCTTTCTATATTATCAGGTATTCAGGTCATAAAAAACCTCTTGGTGAAACTTACCATGATCCAGGAGCCATCGCTCTCGATGTCAGACGACCAATGGATAATCCATAAAGATAAATGGGTAAGGGCGAGTGAGCCAGGTATTTTTATATGGTCCAAAAAATCCGGTGAATATGTCGAGAAAGATGAAGTGATGGGAGAAATCAAAGACCCATTTGGAAATAAATCTTTCCAGGTGCTCGCTCCAAATTCAGGCCATATCATAGGGCATAACAATGCCAGCGTTGTTTCACTAGGAGATGCTCTGTTTCATTTAGGGATCGACTATTCGTTATTGGAGTAA
- a CDS encoding RimK family alpha-L-glutamate ligase: protein MNIIILSRNAALYSTQSLVDAARRRNHYVRVIDHMTCDLVLESGRSSVYFNNQPIKNVDAVIPRIGNTATSYGAAVIRQFESQGVFSTLHAEPLLKARDKLSCLQILGSNGIGVPKTVYVSNPYTMPFLLEEMEPYPIIIKLITGTQGMGVILAENKSNAESILEAFYATKEKVILQKYIQEAKGADIRAFIVDGEIVGAMKRQARPGDFRSNLHRGGTSELIKLSSQEEETALKSVEILGLKIAGVDMLKTHSGPVVLEVNASPGLEGIEGTTGVDIAGKIIQYVKKQKIILCFLNLLLPSLKISQS from the coding sequence ATGAATATTATTATCCTTTCACGCAACGCTGCTTTGTATAGTACACAGAGCCTTGTCGACGCTGCACGACGCAGAAATCACTATGTTCGTGTGATAGATCACATGACTTGTGACCTCGTATTGGAATCAGGAAGGTCTAGTGTCTATTTTAATAATCAGCCGATTAAAAATGTGGATGCCGTCATACCAAGAATAGGTAATACAGCTACAAGTTATGGAGCAGCTGTCATCAGGCAGTTTGAAAGTCAGGGGGTATTCTCAACTCTTCACGCAGAGCCGCTTCTAAAGGCACGGGATAAGTTAAGTTGCCTTCAGATCCTCGGAAGTAATGGTATCGGGGTACCGAAAACAGTATACGTAAGTAATCCGTACACAATGCCTTTTTTATTGGAAGAAATGGAACCTTACCCTATTATCATAAAGCTCATCACTGGTACTCAGGGTATGGGAGTTATACTCGCTGAAAATAAAAGTAATGCAGAATCAATTCTTGAAGCATTTTATGCAACCAAAGAAAAAGTCATACTCCAAAAATATATCCAGGAAGCCAAAGGAGCGGATATAAGGGCATTTATAGTAGATGGTGAAATAGTGGGTGCTATGAAAAGGCAAGCAAGACCCGGAGATTTCAGATCCAATCTACACAGAGGTGGTACATCAGAACTGATCAAACTCTCTTCGCAGGAAGAAGAGACCGCATTAAAGTCAGTTGAAATCCTTGGCTTGAAGATTGCTGGTGTGGACATGTTAAAAACTCATTCAGGACCGGTTGTGCTCGAAGTCAACGCATCTCCTGGCCTGGAAGGGATAGAAGGTACAACTGGAGTGGACATTGCCGGAAAAATCATACAATATGTAAAAAAACAGAAAATAATACTATGTTTCCTGAATTTATTACTCCCAAGCTTAAAGATATCTCAGAGCTGA
- a CDS encoding MFS transporter, translated as MMPIALNNKKTIKAWAIFDWANSAYALVISTAIFPGYFEEYTPKEISIGPMNFSNSALYSFAVSFSYIVIACLSPLLSGIADYSGRRKYFLKAFTLIGSLACIMLYFFKGEPQLWLGTSAFILATIGFAGSLVFYDSYLPLIVTEDQYNRVSAKGFTYGYIGSVILLIVILLMILFPATFGLADSQIGARIGFLLVGVWWLGFAQYTFRHMPPDQINLFSKDMIKNGYIEIKGAFERIRNIPDIRNFLTAFFFYSAGVQTIIYLATVFAKKELGFAVGELVLLVLILQLVAIGGAQAFSVLGNKKGNKTSILTMIIIWIFICLAAYFTYDKLTFYVIAGFVGLVMGGIQSLSRASYSMLIPEKDHDTTSYFSFYDVVYKSAIVGGTFIFGLVDNITNNMRYSVLALAFLFVIGFYFMSKTKIERTVSTI; from the coding sequence ATGATGCCAATCGCTCTAAACAATAAAAAAACGATCAAGGCCTGGGCTATTTTTGATTGGGCCAATTCAGCTTATGCGTTGGTTATTTCAACGGCGATATTTCCCGGATATTTTGAAGAATATACTCCAAAAGAAATAAGTATTGGGCCTATGAATTTTTCAAACAGTGCACTTTATTCTTTCGCTGTTTCTTTTTCGTATATAGTGATTGCTTGCCTCTCTCCATTATTGTCAGGTATTGCAGATTATAGCGGGAGAAGAAAGTATTTTCTAAAAGCTTTTACATTAATTGGCTCCTTAGCATGTATCATGTTGTATTTTTTTAAAGGCGAACCACAATTATGGCTTGGCACATCAGCTTTTATACTTGCCACTATTGGGTTTGCCGGTAGCCTCGTTTTTTATGACTCATATCTCCCACTGATTGTGACTGAAGACCAATATAATCGGGTCAGTGCCAAAGGATTTACATATGGATATATAGGGAGTGTCATTTTACTTATAGTGATTCTATTGATGATATTATTTCCTGCCACTTTTGGTCTTGCAGACAGTCAGATTGGTGCACGTATAGGCTTTTTGCTCGTTGGCGTCTGGTGGTTAGGTTTTGCACAATACACATTCCGCCACATGCCGCCAGACCAGATCAATCTGTTCAGTAAAGACATGATCAAAAATGGCTACATAGAGATCAAAGGTGCATTTGAAAGAATTAGAAATATCCCGGATATCAGAAATTTCCTCACTGCTTTTTTCTTCTACAGTGCGGGGGTTCAAACGATAATTTATTTAGCCACTGTATTTGCGAAAAAGGAGCTCGGTTTTGCTGTTGGCGAATTGGTCTTGCTTGTACTCATTCTGCAATTGGTGGCCATTGGCGGAGCACAGGCATTCTCTGTCTTAGGCAATAAAAAAGGTAATAAAACTTCCATACTTACTATGATTATCATTTGGATTTTTATATGTCTTGCTGCATATTTTACTTATGACAAGCTTACATTTTATGTCATTGCCGGATTTGTTGGTCTGGTGATGGGTGGTATACAATCACTATCCCGAGCAAGTTACTCTATGCTGATACCAGAAAAGGACCATGACACCACTTCATACTTCAGCTTCTACGATGTGGTATACAAATCAGCCATAGTTGGCGGCACATTCATATTCGGATTGGTGGATAATATTACCAATAATATGAGGTATTCTGTTTTGGCTTTGGCGTTTCTGTTTGTTATAGGATTTTATTTTATGAGCAAAACGAAGATAGAGAGAACGGTCTCAACTATATGA
- a CDS encoding RNA polymerase sigma factor, with amino-acid sequence MKELAQRCKNGDQHAYTEVYHLYARKVYNTIYRFIGHTGEAEDIMQDCFVDAFTKIDSFIGKGSLESWIKSIAINKSLSHLRSRKLTFAELDINIHHIAEFDDDQMDYMKYSCEQIHKAILQLSDGYRTIVNLYVFENIPHEEIAQLLGISHSTVRSQYHRAKKRIEMYLNGFD; translated from the coding sequence ATGAAAGAGTTAGCACAACGTTGCAAAAACGGAGATCAGCATGCCTATACTGAAGTGTATCATTTATATGCACGAAAAGTATATAATACGATATACAGATTTATCGGCCATACGGGAGAAGCTGAAGATATCATGCAGGATTGTTTTGTTGATGCTTTTACAAAAATAGATTCATTTATAGGCAAGGGTTCATTGGAAAGTTGGATAAAGAGTATTGCTATTAATAAGTCACTCTCACATCTGAGAAGCCGTAAACTGACATTTGCTGAACTGGATATCAACATACATCATATTGCAGAGTTTGATGATGACCAAATGGACTATATGAAATATTCTTGTGAACAGATACATAAAGCCATATTACAATTATCTGACGGATACAGGACTATAGTAAATCTTTATGTTTTTGAAAATATACCACATGAAGAAATAGCTCAATTATTGGGTATCAGTCACAGCACCGTCAGAAGCCAGTATCATCGGGCAAAGAAGAGAATAGAGATGTATTTAAATGGTTTTGATTAA
- a CDS encoding LytTR family transcriptional regulator DNA-binding domain-containing protein, with amino-acid sequence MIFKGNIISSVQEKIMWVFFYPLIALSFIYIANDNSLVELLENPSFFSDIVFAIILTYGVGLYLNKLNAKLDLEFSWVEYFKIRVAKQFVFGVLSPLLVAILLEIAYLKAIDISFFESSILNLELPLAFIFLMLINLGLLAGNLLRNEKVTDTRQEPMFKNSSKTLTYFNVQKGLVEENLALERCALIMSANKLLWLQTFEGEKYRLQGTLDEWEEKLKYSNFYRVNRQYLVSYTSIQSVEPTSTRKLKINFVFPTENVYISKPKVAKFRQWWKQ; translated from the coding sequence ATGATTTTCAAAGGCAATATAATTTCATCTGTTCAGGAAAAAATAATGTGGGTATTTTTCTACCCACTTATTGCTCTATCATTTATTTATATTGCTAATGATAATTCTCTAGTTGAACTTCTTGAGAACCCTTCATTTTTTTCAGATATAGTATTTGCAATAATCTTGACTTATGGTGTTGGCCTGTATTTAAACAAATTAAATGCAAAACTCGACTTAGAATTTTCATGGGTTGAATATTTCAAAATTCGAGTAGCAAAACAATTTGTATTTGGTGTACTTTCGCCTTTGTTGGTGGCAATATTGCTCGAAATTGCATATTTGAAAGCCATAGATATTTCCTTTTTTGAAAGTTCTATTCTTAATTTAGAGTTGCCGCTTGCATTTATATTTTTGATGCTCATCAATTTGGGCTTATTAGCTGGCAACCTTTTAAGAAATGAAAAAGTCACCGATACAAGGCAGGAACCAATGTTTAAAAACTCATCAAAAACCTTAACTTACTTCAATGTCCAAAAAGGCCTTGTTGAAGAAAATCTGGCACTTGAACGATGTGCCCTAATAATGAGTGCCAATAAATTGTTGTGGTTGCAAACTTTTGAAGGCGAAAAGTATCGTTTACAAGGGACTTTGGATGAATGGGAAGAAAAACTGAAATATTCAAATTTTTACAGAGTAAACCGGCAGTATCTTGTTTCATACACATCCATCCAATCAGTTGAACCAACTTCCACAAGAAAACTAAAAATAAACTTTGTATTTCCTACTGAAAATGTGTACATTTCCAAACCCAAGGTTGCTAAATTCCGACAATGGTGGAAGCAATAA